Part of the Pseudomonas baltica genome is shown below.
CCGTTTCAGTTGCGCTAGAAGGTCGCCGGGCTAGTCACGCACCCTGTCCGCACTGCACTGGTGGTCGAATCACGATCACCATTGGGGCTCGCTGGGGAAGCCGTACGCCTGCGATCAAGTGGCGCTGACCACCGACAGGTGCTCGTGACAGGCCAGCCAGCGACCCTCCCGACAGTGAAAAACGATGGTCTCGCGCTCCTCGCACTGCAACTCCTCACCCGCAACGCGCAGGCGCGTCGATACATCGTGGATGAAGATCGCCACCTCACCCTGCAGGCTCACATGGCCGTTGCTCGACTGGCACTCCAGCACGGCGAAACCCTCAGCCTGCCATTGCG
Proteins encoded:
- a CDS encoding nuclear transport factor 2 family protein, which codes for MQQSSHTQAAHTHEQVLQAAADLVSAFASNDTARYFASFSPEATFVFHTLPQPLYTRAEYEAVWAQWQAEGFAVLECQSSNGHVSLQGEVAIFIHDVSTRLRVAGEELQCEERETIVFHCREGRWLACHEHLSVVSAT